Proteins from a single region of Mytilus trossulus isolate FHL-02 chromosome 2, PNRI_Mtr1.1.1.hap1, whole genome shotgun sequence:
- the LOC134704977 gene encoding keratin-associated protein 5-4-like, which translates to MYTTFLLVLMLVASCSGNGGDTRCTKANGFCFDMNQETCRTTESPNLCCGAQRSCCINDCQNDVACTCEDECSEGSSQSGTCCDGKKCCRDTCNDDWCADAGGVCDSSCGGQTPHQVGDCCGGNKCCNQDQPCEELGGTCQFASEDNCNGGFLNGFCATPNHKCCKLCGHECGGTCKPSNQCAGTDMGQSSCCKNNKCCVE; encoded by the exons ATGTATACAACATTTCTACTTGTGTTGATGCTGGTTGCTAGTTGTTCAG GAAATGGTGGAGACACTAGATGCACAAAAGCAAATGGTTTTTGTTTCGACATGAATCAAGAGACTTGCCGCACCACTGAAAGTCCAAACTTGTGTTGTGGGGCACAACGATCTTGCTGTATAAACGACTGTCAaa ATGATGTTGCTTGCACGTGTGAAGATGAATGTTCCGAGGGTAGCTCTCAAAGTGGAACCTGTTGCGATGGTAAAAAATGTTGTAGAGACACATGTAATG ATGATTGGTGTGCAGATGCAGGAGGAGTATGTGACAGCTCATGTGGAGGACAAACCCCTCATCAAGTAGGCGATTGTTGTGGTGGAAATAAGTGCTGTAACC AGGATCAACCATGTGAGGAACTTGGTGGAACTTGCCAATTTGCAAGTGAAGACAATTGTAATGGTGGATTTTTAAATGGATTTTGTGCGACACCAAATCACAAATGCTGTAAACTCT GTGGACATGAATGTGGGGGAACGTGCAAACCGAGTAATCAGTGTGCTGGAACAGACATGGGTCAAAGCTCATGTTGTAAGAACAATAAATGTTGCGTGGAATAA